The Paenibacillus sp. 481 DNA window TAGCGTTGGAAGGCTCTTTGAAGCTGAAGGAGATTTCTTATATTCATTCGGAGGCGTATGCAGCGGGTGAATTGAAGCACGGTACGCTGGCCTTGATCGAGGACGGCATTCCTGTTATTGCGTTGACGACTCAACCGACGTTGGTGGAGAAGATGGTTAGCAACATTAAGGAAGTGAAGGCGCGTGGCGGCGTGGTGTACGCGGTGACGGATGAAACGAATGTAGCGGGTGTGGAGAAAGCGGTGGATGGCACGTTTGTGCTGCCAGCGACGCTTCCAATGCTGACGCCGGCGTTGGCGGTAGTGCCGTTGCAGTTGATTTCGTATTACGCGAGCCTTGCACGTGGTAATGATGTGGATAAGCCGCGCAACTTGGCGAAGAGTGTGACGGTGGAGTAATTGAGAGTTTGGGATTTGATGTTGTAGATTTGAAATAAAGTTTAATCATTTATTGAAAAATAACTATTTTTAACAAGTTGCATCGTTTCACCCCGTTGGATATGATTATCTAACGGGGTGTTTTTCATGTCTGAAAGAATGAGAACATCTAGAGTTGATAAGTGGATTTAAGAAGGCTGAAGAATAGGAATCAGTGTTCAGTGACAATAGAGTGGTTTGGAAATAATGATGTATGGAAGGAGGGAATGACATGGAAGTTTTTGCGGAATATTTAGCGAAAATAGATCACCCGCAACATCGGGATCGAACGGAAGGAGCGCTGGCTTGGGTAACTAAGAAATTTCCAAGCTTAATGCCGAAAATGGCGTGGAATCAGCCTATGTTTACCGATCATGGGACATATATTATTGGCTTTAGCGTATCTAAACAGCATTTGGCTGTTGCCCCTGAAAGTGTGGGGATCAGTCATTTTTCTGATGAAATTGTGAGGGCTGGCTATGATCACACCAAGCAGTTGGTGCGTATCAAGTGGGATAGCCCGGTTGATTTCACATTACTTGAGAAAATGATTGAGTTTAATATTTTGGATAAGGCAGACTGTTCGACTTTTTGGAGGCAATAAAAAAAGCGAGTTATTCGGGGTTAGGTTCAATTCATGTTAATTAAACTTTGTTACAAAAAAGCAGCTACCTTTGGGAGCTGTTTTTTTGTATATGGGGAGTGAAATGATTGGCCAATCATAGGGTGGATGAGTGTGTATAACAAAACACTCATCATGCATACTACTTCTCAGATGTTGAATAGACAAGGTAAACTATTTATGGCATAATGATAATTTATGGTAAAAATATATAGAGGCAGTATGAAAAATAGAGAGAGAATATAGGGGCGAATATCATCATGGAGAGGCACACAGCATGGCAGTCATTATCCTCGAATCGTCAGTTCTGGTCGTTTGTATATTTTCAAGGGGGATTGTTAATTTTACTGCAGGCCCCTTTAACAATGGCTTTCTTTAATACTGTGGGTTTTTGGATGGACTTCTTATTTTCCGCAGCACCAGAGAGACAGCAGGAGCTCGTTCCAACATTGGATCCTGCTTACTATACATCTACACTTGCAACGATCGTGGTGATTACAAGTGTATTTCAAACGATTGTAAATTCAATATTTTCAATTGTTAATTTTATTTTCTTTTTTAGACGGAAAAAGATTTTCCCGCATATTTACATAGGGTATCTTCTGTTTACTTTCATCATGCACGTTGTAACCATAGCTATCTATTATCAAACACCAGATGTTTGGTTAATGGAAAGAGAAAGGTTGATAACGTGGCTTATTGTGTACACAATAACGTGCTTAATCGGCATTCCTTATTTTTTGTTTTCGAAGTGGGTAAAAGTGGTGTTTATTCGTTAAAAAGAACCGCGGGCATCAATCCCGCGGTTCTTTGCTATGCTACAGCATTACTTTGTCTTTTTGGACAAATCAATGCTGAATTTCGCGAAGCCTGACTCCAAAATGCTTTGGAATTTCAGGTGAGGCTGTTTAGCTGCAAATGCTTTTGCATTTGGCGATGTAACGAACGTTACGTTTGCTTTCTCTTTAAGCGGAACGAAAGACCAGTTCTTATCCGCTGTTGGGTTGATCGTCTTTTTCTCCAAGATGTAATTGATTACGACTTGGCGAGTTTCCTCTTGGGAATCAACCACAATGTTAGAACCATCGATACCAGGGAAGCTGCCACCACCAGTTGCACGGTAGTTATTCGTTACAACTAGGAATTTGTCAGTCGCTTTGATAGGCTTACCTTTGTAAGAAAGGTTTTTGATGCGCTTCGCGTTTTTGTTAATGAGCTTGCCATCAGCATCGTACTTCGATGGTTGAGTGACGTCGATTTGGTACGTTACGCCGTCAAGGATGTCGAAGTTATACGTACGGAATTGCTCGTTAATTAGTGCTTGCTCGCCTTTTTTCTTCGGATCGATTTGGTTGAACTGGCCAGCGGAACGCTCAAGCCACTCTTGTACACCTGTACCGTTAATTTTCACTGCTTTAACAGTGTTTGGATATACGTACAAATCCGCTACGTTCTTAATTGCCAACGTACCAGTAGGGATGTTCGTGTAGTAGTTCACGCCTTGACGTCCGCCTGCTTTAAACGGAGCACCAGCAGACAGTACAGGAATGCCCTCAAGCTCGGTACCTTTAACCGCTTTTTCTACATACCACTTTTGTGCGTTCGTTACGATTTGTACAGATGGGTCATCTTGTACAAGAGCGAAATAGCTATGGATTGGTGCAGTTGTTTTACCTACTGCGGAACGAACCCATTTTACTGTAAGATCATGCTCTTTTTTCACTGCGTTAACAATCGTTTTGTCTGCGTCAACGAGTGGCTTTTTGTTTTCTTTATCGAAAACAGGGACTACCGTCGTCTTGGAATCTTTCACTTTCCATTTGCCATTCTCTTGTGTGAGCTCCAAATCGATGACGCCCAAGTTGTCGCCCCAGAAGCCTGGCATTACGGATGGCTTGCCATTGATAAGACCTTTTTCAGCGTCTACGCCTTTCATGTTCTCGAATCCTTTACCAGGGAACACCGCGTGAGAGTGACCGAAAAGAATCGCATCGATGCCGTCAATTTTGCTAAGCTCCAAGTTTGCATTTTCCTCATTCGCACCTGGTGCTTCCGTACCGATACCGGAGTGAGGAATAGCTACGATAATGTCTGCGCCTTTTTTCTTCATCTCAGGTACGAATTTTTTCGCTGTTGAGACCATATCTTTTGCGATTACTTTGCCTTTCAGGTGCGCTTCATCCCAGTTCATAATTTGTGGCGGGACGAAACCGATAACGCCGACTTTCAGCTTTACATCATTTCCTTCTTCATCCTTAAAGGTGCGGTCTAGGATCAAATAAGGTGTGTATCTGTTTTTATCGTTATTCGGATTTTTGTCTTTGTCATCTATGTACACATTGGAATTTACATATGGGAACTTCGCGCCTTTCAAGCTACGGTCCAAATGCTCTAGTCCGAAGTTGAACTCGTGGTTACCAATGTTAGCTGCATCGTAGTTCAATTCGTTCATTGCTTTATATACAGGGTGAGTCTCGCCATCTTTCAGCGGCTTCACTTTTGCAACATAGTCACCCAGTGGGTTACCTTGCAGGAGGTCGCCGTTGTCAAACAACATGCTGTTCTTCACTTCTGCGCGTGCTTTTTTGATCAGAGTAGCCGTCTTTGCTAAACCATACTCGTCAACTAATTTGTCTTGGTAGTAGTCATAGTTCACCATGTTTGTGTGTAGATCCGTTGTTTCCATCAGACGCAGTTTGAGAACGGGGTCTGAGTCTGCACTTACTGGAGAAACCGATAGTGAAAGCGTTCCCACTACAAGAGACGCGGAAAGGAGAAGAGCTGCAAATTTCTGTCTTGTTGTTTTTGTCATGCCGTTAATTCCTCCTAATGATTTATGAAGATATTACCCCAACCGGAATAATTCTACCATTAGAAATAAATATTTGATAGAGTTATTCTCACATTTTTTTATATAGATAATGTTAAGATGTGAATTAGGATACCCTATTTTTATTCATCCAATGAACAGCGTAGTCCACTATTTTTCTCATAGGTACTAAATAACTTTTTGCTTCGCCTATTTTGCCCTCTACGACATCGTTGGTATCCCTAATAAAATCATCAAGTATCTGATTAAAATCATCTGATGAATTATTAATATCTGTATAAGTAGTCCATTTTTCCTCACCATCAATGTCTAATTTTACATCCCATATTTTTGGTTTTATAAATGTATTTTCTTGTTTATACTCTGCTAAGTGTAAGGAAGAATTGGAATCGGTTGGCGCTCCAAGCAATAAAATATAGCCGTTTAACTCGTATATTTTTCCTAATGGCGACTGTTCACTTAATGCATAATCTAATGGATGATGTTCAGTAATATACTTGGCATCTGTTCCCCAAGCGGCAAAGGACACGTGCGGATGAGAGCTTCGATAGACACCATGTTGCTTTCTAAATGTTTCAGGTATGTAGCCCATATAAGATGTTGGTGTCAGGTCAGGGTAAAATAACGGCATGCCATCTCTTATGATGTTAAGCTCTTCTTCTGAATAATCTTGCCCGTATTCAGCAGGGTCACATAGTTGCTCGGTTTGGGTAGGCATGACGATGTTACCTGATTCACCAACTGCTTCTTCTAAGGCAAGGATGACGGATACAGGACCGCCCACTACTTTCCCAATTGATTTCAATGAAGAATGCACAATAAGCGCCATTCCTTTTTCGACACCTAATATTTTTAAATCAGCTTTCATCCTATCTTTCGTAATGAGTGTTCGCTGTGTCATTGATAGTCCAGCCCCTTTAATATTTATGGTAAATATATACTGGATATCTTATTACATACGGAATTAATCGCCAAGTATGAAATAGGGAAGTGGAGCCAGTCAGGTAACGTCTGTCTGATTGGCTCTTTCATGCGGTTATTCCTGTGCAGTAAGCTGCTGCCACTCCGTATTCTCCATTCCTCGACTTTTATTCCATTCTTCCAGCAAGGATCGCTGTCTATTTTCCAAGTCTAAGTACGGAGCAGCAATATATGTAATGGTATTAAATTGTTTTAGAAAATGAGGCCCGTCCTTCATTTTGCTCATCGCACCATACTCATTATCATTTGCTGCCCATACGACCTTCTTTATCCCAGATAACAAAATGGTACACGTGCACATGGGACATGGTTCACATGTTGTATAGATCGTAAGGTCATTTTTAATAAATCGCTTCGCTTGTAAATCGAGCAACTTGTTTCCCGCTTTGCGAATGGCATCTACCTCGGCATGGGCGGTACAATCGCACTCCGAGAACACTCGATTCCTGCCTCTACTAACAACTTGACCATTCGAATCAACAATTACAGCACCGATTGGATAAGTTCCTTCCGCTTTTGCTAGTTCTGCTTCCTCAAATGCTAATAATAAATTCTGATAGTTGCTGTCCACATGTACTCCCCCTTATACTTTCATACTAACACCAATTTCATAACATTCCCATTTGTTCTAGACCAGAACTGGGATGAATGGGAAAATAGAGGCGTGGGGAAAAGTTATAAAGGAGTGATAACTAGGTGCTAACGCCAATGGAACATCCAAGCATTATTCTCGTGACAGGGATCATGGCAAGCGGGAAGTCTACAGTTGCACAGTTACTATCCGAACGATTTGCGAAGTCCGTGCATGTACGAGGAGATATGTTCCGGAAAATGATTGTGAATGACCGCAAGGAGGTGGAGCCAGACGCAGGATATGATGAGATGGAGCAATTACGGCTCCGGTATCGGCAGGCCGCACAGGTTGCGGATACGTATGTTCAAGCCGGATTTACAGTTGTTGTACAGGATGTTGTCATTGGTCCGATGCTGAACGAATTTATTTCATTGGTACAAAGCCGTCCCTTCTATGTTGTCGTGCTTAATCCTAGTTCAGAGGCTGTAACCGAGCGAGAAGCTACTCGTTCCAAAACAGGCTACGTGGCGTGGACCGTGGATGCTTTGAACAGCGTACTGGAAAATGAAACGCCGCGCATCGGGATGTGGTTAGACTCTTCGGAATGGACACCTGAGGAAACGGTTGAGCAGATTTGGGCGAGATGGCAAGATGAGGCGCTTGTAATGAAATAAATAGATTTACTGGGACGCGGGGGTTAAAATATGGTCATAACAGTGTTGAGAAAGTAGGAACCGAACATGTATCGAATCGGCGTTGTTGGGCCGAGCTTGTCCGTCAATCGGATACTCAAGTTAGCTAATGAAATGGAACAAGAAATGGAATTCATCCCTTATTCCTATACAGAGGCCAAGGAAGTAGCGCACATTGTATCAGCACATGATCATCAAGTTGATTTTTGGCTTTTTTCAGGATATATTCCGTATCGCATTGCCGCCAACACGTTGCCATCGGATGAAAACCTTGTTTATATATTTTCGACTGAATCCGCGATTTATAAAGGCTTTATGGAATTGGTGTACGTTGAAGGGAAATTGTTAGATCGGGTAAGTATCGATATGATTCTGTCTACGAATGTAGCCGAAGGAGAAGGCTTGCAGCAGTTGCAAAGCACGGTTAAAGAGCTGCACTTGAAAACGTTCGACGTTGATATTGATCCAGAGGAATTAACGCAATTCCACTTGGAGCTATGGAAGCAACAGAGGACAGAGGCGGCTTTGACATGTTATCCAACGGTCCATGAAGCTTTACAGGAAGCGGGCGTACCGTCGTACTGGATGTCCCCGACTCGAGTGGAAATTTTTCAAACGATTCGAATCTTTTTTGAAAAAATAAAAACCTCCTACTATAAAGACACCCAGATAGGTGTCGAAATGATCGAAATTAAAGAGTTCGATTCGATAAAAGAGCGCATGAAAAATCCGTATCAGATTCAGTATTTAGAGCTGCGGATGAAAGAGACGCTGATCCAGCTCTGTGAGAAGTTAGATGGCTCTCTGATCGAGGAAGGTAACGGACGGTATACGATTTTCAGTTCGCGCGGCGCAATTGAACGGGAAATTCATACGTTGCAGGAAAAAGTGCAGCACTTGTCGCTTGAAGCGGATACGACGGTGGCTGTAGGTATTGGGTTTGGGCAGACCGTATTTTCGGCGGAAGTGAATGCGCAGCGGGCGCTGCGGCAGTCGAAGGAAAAAGTAGAACAAGGGATCGTCATTTTTCAGGATGATGGCACGATTGTGGAGTCGGCAGGGCAGGAGGAAGAGCTGACTTATTCCTATCGTACGGACGATAAAGACTTTTTGGAAAAATTAAAAAGCGGCAACATCAGTGTCAAAACGTTTAAGAAGATAGACGCTTTGATTCAAAAGATGAGCTGGAATCATTTTACGGCGAAAGATTTGGCTGCACATCTACAGATGAGCGAGCGAAATGCGCAGCGGATTATGGCTGATTTATGCGAAGTAGATTTAGCTGAGTGTGTGGGCGAAGAGTCGCATTACACCCGGGGCAGACCAACTAAAATGTATCGTTTGAAATAAGCACTCACATGAGGGGTGCTTATTTTTTTGTTTTATAGGTTATAAAAAAAGATTTATTTGAAAAGAGCTGATGATATCCGTAAGATACTTATAAAGCGAAATTGTCGTTAAATATTCGTAAAATAATAAAAAGCGGGTGATCGGGCTAAGTAGGATTCGGGATCAAGCGTTCTCGAATGAAGCATCTCGGATGTGAAATTAACGACTGACTGATTAGGGGGAATCGGATTTATGACATCAAAGCGCACAAGAAATTGGATTTTAGCGTTGCTGTTTCTTGGTTGGTCGTTAGGTAACTTAGATCGCTATATTATGAACTATGCCGTGTTAGCTATCACGGAAGATTTGAATTTGAGCTCATCATCTACGGGAATTTTGCTTAGTAGCTTTTTTGCTGGATATGCGCTCATGCAAATGCCCGGGGGCTGGCTCGCTGACCGATTCGGTCCGCGAAAAGTTCTGATTACCGCTGTTATTGTGTGGTCAATCTTTACAGGACTGACCGCTGTTGCTTGGTCCCTGACCTCAATGATGATTATCCGCTTTCTATTTGGTATCGGCGAGGGTGGATTCCAGCCTGCTAGCTCCAAAATCTTATCGCTTACGTTTCCGAAAGCCGAACGGGCCCGGGCGATGTCCGTCATCCTGTCATCAAGTGGAATTGTATCGCTTATGATTCCGCTAGCAGCCGCAACGATGCTGGAGACGATAGGCTGGCGCACGATGTTCGTTATTTTTGGAGTTGCAGGTGCCGTTATCGCAGCTCTTTACTGGTATTTCATTAGGCTCCCAG harbors:
- a CDS encoding iron chaperone, encoding MEVFAEYLAKIDHPQHRDRTEGALAWVTKKFPSLMPKMAWNQPMFTDHGTYIIGFSVSKQHLAVAPESVGISHFSDEIVRAGYDHTKQLVRIKWDSPVDFTLLEKMIEFNILDKADCSTFWRQ
- a CDS encoding DUF2569 family protein yields the protein MERHTAWQSLSSNRQFWSFVYFQGGLLILLQAPLTMAFFNTVGFWMDFLFSAAPERQQELVPTLDPAYYTSTLATIVVITSVFQTIVNSIFSIVNFIFFFRRKKIFPHIYIGYLLFTFIMHVVTIAIYYQTPDVWLMERERLITWLIVYTITCLIGIPYFLFSKWVKVVFIR
- a CDS encoding bifunctional 2',3'-cyclic-nucleotide 2'-phosphodiesterase/3'-nucleotidase, giving the protein MTKTTRQKFAALLLSASLVVGTLSLSVSPVSADSDPVLKLRLMETTDLHTNMVNYDYYQDKLVDEYGLAKTATLIKKARAEVKNSMLFDNGDLLQGNPLGDYVAKVKPLKDGETHPVYKAMNELNYDAANIGNHEFNFGLEHLDRSLKGAKFPYVNSNVYIDDKDKNPNNDKNRYTPYLILDRTFKDEEGNDVKLKVGVIGFVPPQIMNWDEAHLKGKVIAKDMVSTAKKFVPEMKKKGADIIVAIPHSGIGTEAPGANEENANLELSKIDGIDAILFGHSHAVFPGKGFENMKGVDAEKGLINGKPSVMPGFWGDNLGVIDLELTQENGKWKVKDSKTTVVPVFDKENKKPLVDADKTIVNAVKKEHDLTVKWVRSAVGKTTAPIHSYFALVQDDPSVQIVTNAQKWYVEKAVKGTELEGIPVLSAGAPFKAGGRQGVNYYTNIPTGTLAIKNVADLYVYPNTVKAVKINGTGVQEWLERSAGQFNQIDPKKKGEQALINEQFRTYNFDILDGVTYQIDVTQPSKYDADGKLINKNAKRIKNLSYKGKPIKATDKFLVVTNNYRATGGGSFPGIDGSNIVVDSQEETRQVVINYILEKKTINPTADKNWSFVPLKEKANVTFVTSPNAKAFAAKQPHLKFQSILESGFAKFSIDLSKKTK
- a CDS encoding aminoglycoside N(3)-acetyltransferase, yielding MTQRTLITKDRMKADLKILGVEKGMALIVHSSLKSIGKVVGGPVSVILALEEAVGESGNIVMPTQTEQLCDPAEYGQDYSEEELNIIRDGMPLFYPDLTPTSYMGYIPETFRKQHGVYRSSHPHVSFAAWGTDAKYITEHHPLDYALSEQSPLGKIYELNGYILLLGAPTDSNSSLHLAEYKQENTFIKPKIWDVKLDIDGEEKWTTYTDINNSSDDFNQILDDFIRDTNDVVEGKIGEAKSYLVPMRKIVDYAVHWMNKNRVS
- a CDS encoding nucleoside deaminase, which translates into the protein MDSNYQNLLLAFEEAELAKAEGTYPIGAVIVDSNGQVVSRGRNRVFSECDCTAHAEVDAIRKAGNKLLDLQAKRFIKNDLTIYTTCEPCPMCTCTILLSGIKKVVWAANDNEYGAMSKMKDGPHFLKQFNTITYIAAPYLDLENRQRSLLEEWNKSRGMENTEWQQLTAQE
- a CDS encoding AAA family ATPase, which translates into the protein MEHPSIILVTGIMASGKSTVAQLLSERFAKSVHVRGDMFRKMIVNDRKEVEPDAGYDEMEQLRLRYRQAAQVADTYVQAGFTVVVQDVVIGPMLNEFISLVQSRPFYVVVLNPSSEAVTEREATRSKTGYVAWTVDALNSVLENETPRIGMWLDSSEWTPEETVEQIWARWQDEALVMK